The DNA window AAGAAAGAGAATgtgaaacaagagagagaaaacagggACTCGGATCCTCTCAATTGTGTTAGTCCCTGGTGTGCATCGAGTGCCTGAGGCATTTGGGGCATGTGCCCTAGTGCTGCCAGCCGTCCAAAGCACACTGGGACTGACCACTTGAGAAGATGCCACTAggtgttttattttctcttactATTTTATGTCTTGCTGGTCTCTCCAACCACCCCCTAGTTGGAGAAGATCTAAATCCCATGCTCGGGTGTTGCCAACTATCCTATTCTCATTGGACTCGATCCCTTACACCCCAAGTCCCCATCTCTCCGTCGGCCAACTGTCAGGCTATTTTTAGaaggtaagaaaagaaaatcaagaaaagaaaaaaacaaatgaagagatctaaaaaagaaaattttcttgttatttgtaatgaaaataaaagatagaaATGGACCCTCAGGCGATAAATCAAAGAGGAGAGATGAGATATGAGAGAGTACAGAATAGAAATCAATGAGAAGAATGAAACCGACGGAGTTTCTGAGGAGTCCGACTCCAAGATAAATGTGCTATTTTTCCGGCATGTACTCTCGGAGTAAGATAGAAATGAGATGATGGCATGAGCAGATCTACATCCATGGCAACAGTGCTGCTCTTTTTATGGTCAATTTTCTCTTCTCTGAGGAAGTCTCTGGTAAGATTGCTTAGGATTTTGGAGCATCATgtaccctctccctctctcaccaCTAGAGGCAACTGTCTCCGATCTCCAGTCAACTCTAGCGTTCCAATGGCTGTTACGTCCTCATCCTCAGCATCAAAATATGCAACCATGGTCCTTCAGGTTAAAATCGAAGAGGGATGGGAGCCAATACTATCACGtcacttctttctctccctctttctctcctctttttttttgtcaaaaagaTGGATTCAATACTGTGTAGttagggtgtcaaaaaagcTCGGTGAGCCCAAGCCCATCTTAACCCACCTTGACCACAAATAAGGCTTTGACTGAGATTTCAGTTCacagggtgggttagggttgagaatttcaaGTTCGAGACCAGgatgggttgggcctgggttgaagacttaacacaacccaaccctacatattaaatacataataatataaatatgttaataattataaatgggtACTTATAGTAAAaggtctgattttttttttttccccacaatctacatatatacaaaaaacttagtctttcgcCTTTGGAATGCACCAAGATCAAGAAACCAATAATACTAGGCTGGGGAGGATTGGGCTTAGCCCAATCCAATTAGGTTGGGTCcactagggttgggttggattaggtCTGACAATGTTAGGCTTGGGTTGAGATAActctgttggtgtacgatgtcttatatttCATTACAGCTTAATCCATGGAATattgagggcagttttgtactttcaacattagggtttttcactatatatttgtaacaatggatactttctctgtaagcaatttGGAGAGGTGTGAGAATGAGTGtcataaccctattctccattgatagtgaagcagaatatCATTTCATCGAGTACGTAGGCAATTTTGCAGTACCTCATAAacttgtgtgcattgtttgttcttgtttttccattaccttttGTATCGCtcttagggttgcgtttctacaaaccCAGTCCGACCTAGAACTATGCTGGACTAAGGTTGATCTTAGAATTGAGTTGGAGTTTTAAAAGACTCAGCCCAACCGGACCCATTGACAGCCATACGTGCAACAATCACATGACCCCAATCGGATTGTAAGCCGACGTGGGTTTTGTTCACCGGTTGCTATTTGGATCTACTTGTAATTTTACTTCCATTATTACTGTTAAGTAAAGATTGAGAAGCTTCTCAATCTCATGAAGTGGTGGAGGGCTTTACCAAGAAACGCCCACGGATTCTCTCTGCAACGACTCCTAAACTGTTGTATCTGATGGTGCATCAAAGAATGTATACTCCCGCGACCTCACCCATATCATGCCACAAATGATTGGATCGAGCTTTCGGACAGATGGACAGCTAGGATCAAGCACCTGATCATAGTAAAATCGCACGTCCCAGGTAAGCTCTTCAGTCCAAACCAAAATCCCTGCACTTCAGCCCAAGCATCATCGTATCATCTGTAAAGCAAAACagaggatctctctctctctctctctctcaaccaaaGGCTgcttaaggaaaaaaaacaataaaaggaatcgaccaaaaatcaaaagttgGATTGAATGGTTGGTGGGCGTCAACTGGTGGGCGTCATAAGGTATTGACGCCCACCTTGACGCCCACCTTGACGCTTAATCTCACCTTGACGCCTACCTTTTTGCTTAATCTCACGTCATATGGTGAGACATCCATAGAGTCTCAAGTCTCAAATCTTCTTCGCCTACATACGCAGCAACCAAGAACAACCATCATCACAAAGCATATGGATGCCACACAGCTACTTGTTGTTGGGCTGCTGATCACCTGCCTAAACAGaacaggtctctctctctctctctctctctctctctctctcacacacacacacacacacacaaacacacagtTGCAAATATAAGAGTTACTGACAATCTAATGATGCAGGGGCTCAATTAGGTGTTTGTTATGGAATGAATGGCAACAATTTACCATCTCCAAAAGAAGTTGTGGATCTCTACAAATCACAAAACATCACAAGGATGAGAATTTATTACCCAAATCAAGCAACTATCCTCGCCCTCAGAGACTCCAACATTGAACTTTTGTTGGGTGTCCCAGACTCAGATCTTCAAGGCATAGCAAGCAGCAATTCCACTGCAATCAATTGGGTCAAGAGCAATGTATTAGCCTACTTTCCTAGTGTTAGATTTCGATATATTTGTGTTGGAAATATAATAAGTCCCGATAGTAGCAATGCCCAGTTCGTTCTTCCTGCAATGCAAAATATTCATAACACAATTGCATCAGCAGGTctacaaaaccaaatcaaagtgtCCACATCTATCATTTCCGGACTCCTTGGAACATCCTACCCTCCCTCTCAAGGTGCATTCAGGGACGATGTGAGATCATTTATAGACCCAATTATCACCTTCCTTGCCGACAATGGTGCACCACTACTCGCAAATCTGTATCCCTATTTTAGTTACAGTTCAAACCCAGAAGCCATTAGTCTTTCCTATGCCTTGTTCTCATCCCAGTCGGTTATGGTACAAGATGGTAAGCTGGGATATCATAACCTTTTTGATGCCTTGGTTGATGCTATCTATTCAGCTCTAGAGAAGGTGGGAGGCTCAACTGTCGAGATTGTTGTATCGGAGACTGGTTGGCCATCGGCAGGAGGCACCGGAGCTTCTACAGAAAATGCAAGGGCTTACAACTCAAATCTGATTCAACATGTGAAAGGTGGCACTCCAAAGAGACCTGGAAAGGCCATAGAGACTTATGTGTTTGCTATGTTTGATGAGAACCAAAAGATCACTAATCTAGAGTTGGAGCAACATTGGGGtttattttttccaaataaaCAACCCAAATATGCAATTAATTTCAGTGCAGATCCTACAAATAGCCCCTCAACTGAATCAAATAAGCCATATTGCCTCAATTACTATATCATCATGCATCTCCCTTCTCCCCTTTAACATCTAATTATCTGGCCACATGGATGGTATGGTGAAATAGGTCACATCCTTTCAAGCTCTATGCATTAGTGAGGCTGACTGCGATGATGTCAATAATGCAACTTTGCTTCTCTGATCTTGGATGCGGTCATTGGAAATACACGTTTGAGTCCTTTCCAGGGAGAAGGATGGAAGAACTCAAGAAAGTAAGATGCAGGACAACCTGTTGTGTTTTGTTTCTATTCTCTGTTATTTCAAACCTCTGTTTCATCACTTTTTTGGAGTTATATGAATGTGTAGAGATGCTGTGCTGGATTAATGTTTATATATAttggacaaagtttttcttGTAGAGATCTCTTCTTAATCAGTGATGTGATCATGTGATTGGACTTTTTTCTTCACCCTTTCTGATTAAGTCAGAAAACACCCATCTGTGTAGAGACATTCTCCACATGTCTCCACACAAATGGGATAAAGAACTTCGATCCGTAAAGAAACCCTCTAGTGAAAGCACATCCAGAAATAAAGATTCATCCAATAAATAAAGTAAGCTGGAGGAAGGTGAGGATGACATCAGGTCATCATTCCCCTCATGCCCAAGGCGACACACATGCTACAATGGATGGGAGAAAGGGTCGCGATCCCGAGATGGTGAGCTAACTCCAAAAACCCGTCCTCAGTTCGGATTAACCGCTGAGTTTGGATTAACCCCTCCTTAGCTCCCAGTCACTAAGGTAAATAGAAAAAGTATGCATTTCTATACTTGTTCCGAAATAGCGAAGAAAAAGTGGATCAATAAATAAAGTATAGGTAAAGGTcatacccaatgcacaaggctcttgTGGTCCGAGACACCGTGCTtcgtaggagaggttgttttcACATTTTGAACCTGTAACCAATAccttgcaatagtgcaacttaactgttGTGCCAACAGGTCTGCCCACTGAAGATTCATCTAATAAATATTCTTTGAAAAACCCATTTTAACCCACTTTCCATCAATCACCAAGTTACATTTTATGTACTTAATCCTATTGACTTTAGGGTTCGACTAGGAAACACCTTCCTATTGCAACCCAATGTTACAGGAGCAATGAGACTTTcctaaaaataagaaattgaaaaatggaAACTCTAATTCTAAGAAACCTTCAttgaaaaagatcctctccaactccAACCATTTATCTCTCACCCATCCAATGATTGAGAGGAATTATACACTTACCTCCATGGGCTTTTTTTACAGCCTGATTCCACTGTCTAgttggctattttttttttctttgctaaaAGGTCTTGTATATTAAGAAGCCAAAGATAAACTGTACAATGGAAGgaagaaacaagagaaagaaaacaaaatcaaaggcaTACAATCACAAACCTAGGACcctcctccaccttcggcattgccatcagtagaagGAGGAAACTAGGTAATATAAGGAGGAAAAACTAAgattaataaaatctgaacCGCGATCTGCCCA is part of the Macadamia integrifolia cultivar HAES 741 chromosome 9, SCU_Mint_v3, whole genome shotgun sequence genome and encodes:
- the LOC122089844 gene encoding glucan endo-1,3-beta-glucosidase-like, whose protein sequence is MDATQLLVVGLLITCLNRTGAQLGVCYGMNGNNLPSPKEVVDLYKSQNITRMRIYYPNQATILALRDSNIELLLGVPDSDLQGIASSNSTAINWVKSNVLAYFPSVRFRYICVGNIISPDSSNAQFVLPAMQNIHNTIASAGLQNQIKVSTSIISGLLGTSYPPSQGAFRDDVRSFIDPIITFLADNGAPLLANLYPYFSYSSNPEAISLSYALFSSQSVMVQDGKLGYHNLFDALVDAIYSALEKVGGSTVEIVVSETGWPSAGGTGASTENARAYNSNLIQHVKGGTPKRPGKAIETYVFAMFDENQKITNLELEQHWGLFFPNKQPKYAINFSADPTNSPSTESNKPYCLNYYIIMHLPSPL